Proteins encoded within one genomic window of Streptomyces sp. NBC_01314:
- a CDS encoding class F sortase, protein MSSSGPAEAEWEERRKKRAPWGVIALVLLTGLALIRNGSGEFDVGPPQPASAAAADSRSTPHGTFGNVPDPLPYAMVDRVRIPSIRVDAPAMPVGLDTQGWVDAPPARDPNLAGWFTGAVSPGEKGTAVVVGHVDNNQGPAVFYGLGALKKGGKVEILRADRKTAVFEIYGIEVFAKNNFPGDRVYGNSGIPELRVITCGGGFSKQNGYDGNVVVFARLVEVR, encoded by the coding sequence ATGTCTTCGTCCGGACCGGCCGAGGCCGAATGGGAGGAGCGGCGGAAGAAGCGCGCTCCGTGGGGCGTGATAGCGCTTGTTCTGCTGACCGGTCTCGCTCTGATCCGGAACGGCTCGGGAGAGTTCGACGTGGGCCCGCCGCAGCCCGCGTCCGCGGCGGCCGCCGACAGCCGCAGCACGCCGCACGGCACCTTCGGCAACGTCCCCGACCCGCTGCCGTACGCCATGGTCGACCGGGTGCGGATCCCCTCGATCCGGGTCGACGCGCCGGCCATGCCCGTCGGGCTGGACACACAGGGTTGGGTGGACGCGCCGCCGGCCCGGGATCCGAACCTCGCGGGCTGGTTCACCGGCGCGGTCTCCCCCGGCGAGAAGGGCACGGCCGTCGTCGTCGGCCACGTCGACAACAATCAGGGCCCCGCCGTGTTCTACGGGCTCGGAGCGCTGAAGAAGGGCGGCAAGGTCGAGATCCTGCGCGCGGACAGAAAGACCGCCGTGTTCGAGATCTACGGCATCGAGGTCTTCGCGAAGAACAACTTCCCGGGCGACCGGGTCTACGGGAACAGCGGAATTCCCGAATTGCGGGTCATCACCTGCGGAGGCGGGTTCTCCAAGCAGAACGGTTACGACGGAAACGTCGTCGTGTTCGCCCGCCTGGTCGAGGTTCGCTGA
- a CDS encoding polysaccharide deacetylase family protein yields the protein MTKDQMFTRRHLLTGVAALLGAAGTAGTAALLVGDGASGPAPTGSPGPAAGPGDRPALKPSSYRLRPLTGYGPPTRPRTLVPPAVRREPFMRVDGRGRSMVLTFDDGPDPRYTPDILRTLRGHDVRAMFFVCGEMAVQHQDLLREMADDGHVVGNHTWSHPRLTTISRARVHSEMARTSEIIEKAYGEPPLWFRAPFGAWNRAVFRFGAELGMEPLGWTLDTLDWRTPGAHTITERVEDGAGPGVVVLSHDAGGDRSQSVRALRDYLPGLLDSGYRITVPRRKYV from the coding sequence ATGACGAAGGATCAGATGTTCACGCGTCGCCACCTGTTGACGGGCGTCGCCGCCCTCCTGGGCGCGGCCGGCACGGCGGGCACAGCCGCTCTGCTCGTCGGCGACGGAGCCTCCGGTCCGGCACCGACCGGCTCTCCCGGCCCGGCGGCGGGCCCGGGAGACCGCCCGGCGCTCAAGCCCTCCTCCTACCGTCTCCGCCCTCTCACCGGGTACGGGCCGCCCACCCGGCCCCGCACCCTCGTCCCGCCCGCCGTCCGGCGCGAGCCGTTCATGCGGGTGGACGGGCGAGGCCGCAGCATGGTGCTGACCTTCGACGACGGCCCCGACCCCCGCTACACCCCGGACATCCTGCGCACCCTCCGTGGCCACGACGTCCGGGCGATGTTCTTCGTGTGCGGCGAGATGGCGGTCCAGCACCAGGACCTGCTGCGGGAGATGGCCGACGACGGCCATGTCGTCGGCAACCACACCTGGTCCCATCCGCGGCTCACCACCATCTCCCGGGCCAGGGTCCATTCCGAGATGGCCCGCACCAGCGAGATCATCGAGAAGGCGTACGGCGAACCGCCGCTGTGGTTCCGCGCCCCGTTCGGAGCCTGGAACCGGGCCGTGTTCCGGTTCGGAGCCGAACTCGGCATGGAGCCGCTGGGCTGGACCCTGGACACCCTCGACTGGCGGACGCCCGGCGCGCACACCATCACCGAGCGCGTGGAGGACGGAGCGGGCCCCGGCGTCGTCGTGCTCTCCCACGACGCGGGCGGCGACCGCTCGCAGAGCGTACGGGCGCTGCGCGACTACCTGCCCGGCCTGCTGGACTCCGGCTATCGCATCACCGTGCCCCGGCGGAAATACGTCTGA
- a CDS encoding universal stress protein, with product MTDQQAHRFERGTDGPKVVLVGLDGSDTSLRAVSYAVGLARRQHALLAIVYVQPLLAAGAALGVPVAGTTDEIAEQLVAEIREAAEQVKGVFEVRWEFHTFRGDPYNGLVTAAEKLKADAVVVGASQQAGHRIVGSVALRLVKAGRWPVTVVP from the coding sequence GTGACCGATCAGCAAGCACACCGGTTCGAACGGGGCACCGACGGGCCCAAGGTCGTCCTCGTCGGGCTGGACGGCTCCGACACCTCCCTGCGGGCGGTGTCGTACGCCGTCGGCCTGGCCCGCCGCCAGCACGCGCTGCTCGCGATCGTGTACGTGCAGCCCCTGCTGGCGGCCGGTGCGGCGCTCGGCGTGCCCGTGGCGGGGACGACCGACGAGATCGCCGAGCAGCTGGTCGCGGAGATCCGGGAGGCCGCCGAGCAGGTCAAGGGCGTCTTCGAGGTGCGCTGGGAGTTCCACACCTTCCGCGGCGACCCGTACAACGGCCTGGTGACGGCGGCGGAGAAGCTCAAGGCGGACGCGGTCGTGGTGGGCGCCTCCCAGCAGGCCGGCCACCGCATCGTCGGCTCGGTGGCCCTGCGCCTGGTGAAGGCGGGCCGCTGGCCGGTGACGGTGGTGCCGTAG
- a CDS encoding sigma-70 family RNA polymerase sigma factor, whose protein sequence is MTAGTTITRGTTAEHELAELQREHGRPLFALLLRLSDGDRHRAEDLVQETFVRAWQHPEALRADDFDSVRPWLLTVGRRLAIDARRARQARPAEVGDAVLENARVMADHAERSVASLDVREAVKTLTPEHREVLVQVYFQGASVAEAAEALGIPPGTVKSRAYYALRALRRVLPGYAADLR, encoded by the coding sequence ATGACGGCCGGAACCACGATCACCAGAGGGACGACCGCCGAACACGAGCTGGCCGAGCTCCAGCGCGAACACGGCCGCCCCCTCTTCGCCCTGCTGCTGCGGCTCTCCGACGGGGACCGCCATCGCGCCGAGGACCTGGTGCAGGAGACCTTCGTGCGCGCCTGGCAACACCCCGAGGCGCTGCGCGCCGACGACTTCGACTCCGTACGCCCCTGGCTGCTCACCGTCGGGCGGCGGCTCGCCATAGACGCGCGGCGGGCCCGGCAGGCGCGCCCCGCCGAGGTGGGGGACGCGGTGCTGGAGAACGCCCGTGTGATGGCCGATCACGCCGAAAGGTCGGTGGCGAGCCTCGATGTGCGGGAAGCTGTGAAGACACTCACTCCCGAGCACCGCGAAGTACTGGTGCAGGTGTACTTCCAGGGGGCGAGTGTGGCGGAAGCCGCGGAGGCCCTCGGGATCCCGCCCGGTACGGTGAAGTCCCGCGCGTACTACGCGCTGCGCGCCCTGCGCCGGGTGCTTCCCGGATACGCGGCCGACCTGCGGTGA
- a CDS encoding Fpg/Nei family DNA glycosylase: MPELPEVEALRDFLVGSLVGHEVVRVLPVAISVLKTYDPPVTAFEGREITGVRRFGKFLDIEADGGELHLVTHLARAGWLHWKDRLPEGPPRPGGKSPLALRVALETGEGFDLTEAGMQKRLAVYVVRDPAEVPGVARLGPDPLADEFDVTRFAGLLAGERRQIKGALRDQSLIAGIGNAYSDEILHAARMSPFKLAASLKPEETRHLYGALRTTLTEAVERSRGLAAGRLKAEKKSGLRVHGRTGELCPVCGDTVREVSFSDSSLQYCPTCQTGGKPLADRRLSRLLK; the protein is encoded by the coding sequence ATGCCTGAATTGCCCGAAGTCGAAGCGCTCCGGGACTTCCTGGTCGGGAGCCTCGTCGGACATGAAGTCGTTCGTGTGCTGCCTGTGGCGATCAGTGTGCTGAAGACGTACGACCCGCCGGTCACCGCGTTCGAGGGGCGGGAGATCACGGGCGTACGGCGGTTCGGGAAGTTTCTCGACATCGAGGCCGACGGTGGTGAGCTGCACCTCGTGACCCATCTGGCCCGTGCCGGGTGGCTGCACTGGAAGGACCGGCTGCCGGAGGGTCCGCCGCGGCCCGGCGGCAAGAGCCCGCTGGCGCTGCGGGTCGCACTGGAGACCGGCGAGGGCTTCGACCTCACCGAGGCGGGGATGCAGAAGCGGCTGGCGGTGTACGTCGTACGGGACCCGGCGGAGGTCCCCGGCGTCGCCCGGCTCGGTCCGGACCCCCTCGCCGACGAGTTCGACGTGACCCGGTTCGCCGGGCTGCTGGCGGGTGAACGGCGGCAGATCAAGGGTGCGCTGCGGGACCAGAGCCTGATCGCGGGGATCGGGAACGCGTACAGCGACGAGATCCTGCACGCCGCGAGGATGTCGCCCTTCAAGCTGGCCGCGTCGCTGAAGCCGGAGGAGACCCGGCATCTCTACGGGGCGCTGCGCACCACGCTCACCGAGGCCGTGGAGCGCTCCCGGGGGCTGGCGGCCGGGCGGCTGAAGGCGGAGAAGAAGAGCGGGCTCCGTGTGCACGGCCGGACCGGAGAACTCTGCCCGGTGTGCGGTGACACCGTCCGAGAGGTCTCCTTCAGCGATTCCTCGCTGCAGTACTGCCCGACCTGCCAGACGGGCGGCAAACCCCTCGCCGACCGACGCCTGTCACGGTTGCTGAAGTAG
- a CDS encoding SpoIIE family protein phosphatase, whose amino-acid sequence MVDRGASDSDVPDDWLAHPDSVLALNLMGTFDWDLDAGAFHMDATAHEIFDMRPDEYDGKPESLAPRVPPMEGRRLDTLVSQALKDGSENYGAYFRIRLRDGTLRWTHTQGYIRRDGTGRPYRVIGIVRDATRELREIRSRTERAAHDEARRKQTNVVQIITAALAHARTVQDVIDVLDDTDGLTHLGAASLVMGLVEAGRIRMVAAGPEDSYVPGTRVTRLDVKYPMNEVVRHLVPHFIESPEEFAESYPLLWPHITDLKITSAAYLPLIVQARPIGAMGLLYSDRRGFTREERDVLVALGSSIAQSLQRAMFYEQEKDLAEGLQQAMLPRSIPSFPGADIAVRYRAASFGGSLGRDIGGDWYDLIPLPGGRVGAVIGDVQGHDTHAAAVMGQLRIVLKAYATEGHTPATVMARASAFLHELDTDRFATALYAEVDLATGVVQVVRAGHIDPLIRHTDGTCHRVTVEGGLPLGLSAEFGGLEYPVTAVELDPGQTLLLCTDGLIEEPGADLDDGMRTLRALIATGPDDVDDLADRLIDVAEERGGDDDVALLLLRRRSRSAEQPGGRLQQHVGPGDPEALTEARHMIGAAVRTWGARDRSDEIELVADELITNALMHTEGSAIVTLRALAGSDRRLRVEVEDSSSALPRRREAGEAGVSGRGLLLVDRLTDVWGVEARGGGKCVWCEFVLPGA is encoded by the coding sequence ATGGTTGATCGGGGAGCGAGCGACTCGGACGTCCCGGACGACTGGCTCGCCCACCCGGATTCGGTCCTTGCGCTCAACCTCATGGGTACCTTCGACTGGGACCTCGACGCCGGCGCGTTCCACATGGACGCCACCGCACACGAGATCTTCGACATGCGCCCGGACGAGTACGACGGCAAACCCGAGAGTCTGGCGCCGCGGGTGCCCCCGATGGAGGGCCGCAGACTCGACACCCTCGTCTCGCAGGCACTCAAGGACGGCAGCGAGAACTACGGCGCCTACTTCCGCATCCGGCTGCGTGACGGCACCCTGCGCTGGACCCACACCCAGGGCTACATCCGCCGCGACGGGACGGGCCGCCCGTACCGCGTCATCGGCATCGTCCGCGACGCCACCCGGGAGCTGCGCGAGATCCGCTCCCGCACCGAGCGGGCCGCGCACGACGAGGCACGCCGCAAGCAGACCAACGTCGTCCAGATCATCACGGCCGCCCTGGCCCACGCCCGGACCGTCCAGGACGTGATCGACGTCCTGGACGACACCGACGGCCTCACCCACCTCGGCGCCGCCAGCCTGGTCATGGGCCTGGTGGAGGCCGGACGGATCAGGATGGTCGCCGCCGGCCCCGAGGACAGCTACGTCCCCGGCACCCGGGTCACCCGCCTCGACGTGAAGTACCCGATGAACGAGGTCGTACGGCATCTCGTACCGCACTTCATCGAGTCGCCCGAGGAGTTCGCCGAGTCGTATCCGCTGCTGTGGCCGCACATCACCGACCTCAAGATCACCTCGGCCGCCTATCTCCCGCTGATCGTGCAGGCCCGCCCGATCGGCGCGATGGGACTGCTCTACAGCGACCGGCGCGGCTTCACGCGGGAGGAGCGCGACGTCCTCGTCGCACTCGGCAGCAGCATCGCCCAGAGCCTGCAGCGGGCGATGTTCTACGAGCAGGAGAAGGACCTCGCCGAGGGCCTCCAGCAGGCCATGCTGCCCCGGTCCATCCCCAGCTTTCCGGGCGCCGACATCGCCGTCCGCTACCGGGCCGCCTCCTTCGGGGGCTCGCTCGGCCGGGACATCGGCGGCGACTGGTACGACCTCATCCCGCTGCCCGGCGGACGTGTCGGCGCGGTCATCGGCGACGTCCAGGGCCATGACACGCACGCGGCGGCCGTCATGGGCCAGCTCCGTATCGTCCTGAAGGCCTACGCCACCGAGGGCCACACCCCGGCCACCGTGATGGCCCGCGCCTCCGCCTTCCTCCACGAACTCGACACCGACCGCTTCGCGACCGCCCTGTACGCGGAGGTCGACCTGGCCACCGGAGTGGTCCAGGTGGTCCGGGCCGGCCACATCGACCCCCTGATCCGGCACACCGACGGCACCTGCCACCGGGTGACCGTGGAAGGAGGGCTGCCGCTCGGGCTGTCCGCCGAGTTCGGCGGCCTGGAGTACCCGGTGACCGCCGTCGAGCTGGACCCCGGCCAGACGCTGCTGCTGTGCACCGACGGCCTCATCGAGGAGCCGGGCGCCGACCTCGACGACGGCATGCGGACCCTGAGGGCGCTGATCGCCACCGGGCCGGACGATGTCGACGATCTCGCCGACCGGCTCATCGACGTGGCGGAGGAACGGGGCGGCGACGACGACGTGGCCCTGCTCCTGCTGCGGCGCCGCAGCAGGAGCGCCGAGCAGCCCGGTGGGCGGCTCCAGCAGCACGTCGGGCCCGGCGACCCGGAGGCGCTCACCGAGGCCCGGCACATGATCGGCGCGGCCGTCCGCACCTGGGGTGCGCGGGACCGGTCCGACGAGATCGAGCTCGTCGCCGACGAGCTGATCACCAACGCGCTCATGCACACGGAGGGCTCCGCGATCGTCACGCTGCGGGCGCTGGCCGGATCCGACCGGCGGCTGCGGGTCGAGGTGGAGGACTCCTCCAGCGCGTTGCCGCGGCGGCGGGAAGCGGGGGAGGCGGGAGTGTCGGGGCGGGGGTTGCTGCTCGTCGACCGGCTGACGGATGTGTGGGGGGTGGAGGCGCGGGGTGGGGGGAAGTGCGTGTGGTGCGAGTTCGTGCTGCCGGGCGCGTGA
- a CDS encoding lipase maturation factor family protein codes for MDWFTAPDYWLGRLLFQRALAAVYVVAFLGAALQFRALIGERGMLPVPRFVERVPFRRAPSVFHRHYSDRFFATWAWAGCAVSAALVAGLDSLLPLWAGMVLWLVPWAMYLSIVNVGQTWYSFGWESLLLEVGFLAVFLGNDEVAPPVLVLFLLRWVLFRVEFGAGLIKMRGDACWRNLTCLYHHHETQPMPGPFSWFFHHLPKPFHRVEAAANHVTQLVVPFLLFAPQPVATVAASLMILTQLWLVLSGNFSWLNWITIVLALSAVDLGTTAPDTPDAPLWYTVVVLAVAALILWLSYHPVRNMISRRQVMNRSFDPLHLVNTYGAFGSVSRVRYEVVVEGTADDTPREDSRWREYEFKGKPGDPGHWPRQFAPYHLRLDWLMWFAALSPAYAGSWFGALMERLLENDRDTLRLLRRSPFPADEPPRFVRARLFRYRYTTWRELRETGACWERTYVREFMPPTRLAPSTARKS; via the coding sequence GTGGACTGGTTCACCGCACCCGACTACTGGCTCGGCCGGCTGCTCTTCCAGCGGGCTCTGGCCGCCGTCTACGTGGTCGCTTTTCTGGGAGCGGCCCTGCAGTTCCGCGCGCTGATCGGGGAGCGCGGGATGCTGCCGGTGCCCCGTTTCGTGGAGCGGGTGCCGTTCCGGCGGGCGCCGAGCGTGTTCCACCGCCACTACTCGGACCGATTCTTCGCGACGTGGGCCTGGGCGGGCTGTGCGGTGTCGGCGGCGCTCGTCGCGGGGCTGGACTCCCTGCTGCCTCTCTGGGCGGGCATGGTGCTGTGGCTCGTGCCCTGGGCGATGTACCTGTCGATCGTGAACGTCGGCCAGACCTGGTACTCGTTCGGCTGGGAGTCCCTGCTCCTGGAGGTCGGCTTCCTGGCCGTCTTCCTGGGCAACGACGAGGTGGCGCCGCCGGTCCTCGTACTGTTCCTGCTGCGCTGGGTGCTGTTCCGGGTCGAATTCGGCGCCGGGCTGATCAAGATGCGCGGCGATGCGTGCTGGCGGAACCTGACCTGTCTCTACCACCACCACGAGACCCAGCCCATGCCCGGTCCGTTCAGCTGGTTCTTCCACCACCTCCCGAAGCCGTTCCACCGGGTCGAGGCGGCCGCCAACCACGTCACCCAGCTCGTGGTCCCGTTCCTGCTCTTCGCCCCGCAACCGGTCGCGACGGTCGCCGCCTCACTGATGATCCTGACCCAGCTGTGGCTGGTCCTGTCGGGCAACTTCTCCTGGCTGAACTGGATCACGATCGTGCTGGCCCTGTCCGCGGTCGACCTCGGGACGACGGCGCCGGACACCCCGGACGCGCCGCTCTGGTACACGGTCGTCGTGCTCGCCGTCGCCGCGCTGATCCTGTGGCTCAGCTACCACCCGGTCCGCAACATGATCTCCCGCCGCCAGGTGATGAACCGCTCCTTCGACCCGCTGCACCTGGTCAACACCTACGGGGCGTTCGGCAGCGTCAGCCGGGTGCGGTACGAGGTGGTGGTCGAGGGTACGGCGGACGACACGCCGCGCGAGGACTCGCGGTGGCGGGAGTACGAGTTCAAGGGCAAGCCCGGCGATCCGGGGCACTGGCCGCGCCAGTTCGCCCCGTACCATCTGCGGCTCGACTGGCTGATGTGGTTCGCCGCGCTCTCCCCCGCGTACGCCGGCTCCTGGTTCGGCGCCCTGATGGAACGGCTCCTGGAGAACGACCGCGACACCCTCCGCCTGCTCCGCCGCTCCCCCTTCCCCGCCGACGAGCCGCCCCGGTTCGTCCGCGCCCGCCTCTTCCGCTACCGCTACACGACCTGGCGCGAGCTGCGGGAGACCGGGGCGTGCTGGGAGCGGACGTACGTACGGGAGTTCATGCCGCCGACGCGGCTGGCCCCGTCGACCGCGCGGAAGTCGTAG
- a CDS encoding amidase, translating to MTSWVGRTAAEISAAVREKRVTPREVVAEHLARIETLDGRLGAFRKVRAEAALAEADVVAGRADLAELPLAGVPVAIKDNLAVRGESTRNGSAATPDTPAEDDHVTVARLRAAGAVVVGLTNVPELCVFGTTDGVHGTARNPWDTSRTTGGSSGGSAAAVAAGLVPLALGNDGMGSLRIPAANCGLLGLKPGFGVIPADIGHGDWFGMSENGPLATTVEDARLMFGILAGTDTGRPSGTAPSSPSIALSVRSPLVGVTVTRPYADAARRAAELLAGAGLRVRPADPAYPVWLGTTSLAHWTAGTAVDAEGLDPKLLTRRTRVHAAVGRRFVKGVRAGDRRERLRRRLEPFFAEHDVLLTPALARRGPTAANWHERGWLRNLLVNTNYSPLTPPWNLTGWPAMSVPFGTLPSGAPCAVQLVGRPGSELELLEVAGRLEELNPWRRTAPIG from the coding sequence GTGACCAGCTGGGTCGGCCGGACCGCCGCCGAGATATCCGCCGCCGTGCGGGAGAAGCGGGTCACACCGCGCGAGGTGGTGGCCGAGCATCTGGCGCGGATCGAGACGTTGGACGGGCGGCTCGGGGCGTTCCGCAAGGTCCGGGCGGAGGCGGCCCTGGCGGAGGCCGACGTGGTGGCCGGCCGGGCCGATCTGGCCGAACTGCCCCTGGCGGGCGTGCCGGTGGCGATCAAGGACAACCTCGCCGTGCGGGGCGAGTCCACCCGGAACGGGTCCGCCGCGACCCCGGACACACCGGCCGAGGACGACCATGTGACGGTGGCCCGGCTGCGGGCGGCCGGCGCGGTGGTCGTGGGGCTCACGAACGTGCCCGAGCTGTGTGTCTTCGGCACCACGGACGGCGTGCACGGCACCGCCCGCAACCCGTGGGACACCTCGCGCACCACGGGCGGCTCGTCGGGCGGCAGCGCTGCCGCGGTGGCCGCCGGACTGGTGCCGCTGGCCCTCGGCAACGACGGGATGGGCTCGCTGCGCATACCGGCCGCCAACTGCGGTCTGCTCGGCCTCAAGCCGGGCTTCGGTGTGATCCCTGCGGACATCGGGCACGGCGACTGGTTCGGCATGTCCGAGAACGGCCCGCTCGCCACGACCGTCGAGGACGCCCGGCTGATGTTCGGGATACTGGCGGGCACGGACACCGGACGGCCGTCCGGGACGGCCCCGTCCTCCCCGAGCATCGCCCTGTCCGTGCGCAGCCCCCTGGTAGGGGTGACCGTCACCCGCCCGTACGCCGATGCCGCGCGCCGGGCGGCCGAACTGCTGGCCGGGGCCGGGCTGCGGGTCCGGCCGGCCGACCCGGCGTATCCCGTCTGGCTGGGCACGACCTCGCTGGCGCACTGGACGGCGGGCACCGCGGTGGACGCCGAGGGCCTCGATCCGAAGCTGCTCACCCGGCGCACGCGGGTGCACGCGGCCGTGGGGCGGCGCTTCGTGAAGGGGGTTCGCGCGGGCGACCGCCGGGAGCGGCTGCGCCGACGCCTGGAGCCGTTCTTCGCCGAGCACGACGTGCTGCTCACTCCGGCGCTCGCCCGGCGCGGGCCCACCGCCGCGAACTGGCACGAGCGGGGGTGGCTGCGCAATCTGCTGGTGAACACCAACTACTCGCCGCTGACCCCGCCGTGGAACCTCACGGGCTGGCCGGCGATGTCGGTGCCGTTCGGCACGCTGCCGTCGGGCGCGCCCTGCGCGGTGCAGCTGGTGGGCCGCCCGGGTTCGGAGCTCGAACTCCTGGAGGTCGCGGGCCGGTTGGAGGAACTGAACCCGTGGCGGCGGACGGCACCGATCGGCTAG
- a CDS encoding SDR family NAD(P)-dependent oxidoreductase — MTVTEDGPATTDEVVHGPGIDPDRLAVCLSVLDELDKLDVDHPDAIAVRRATAGVYRTVKQRRRQDRRAAKTAHDKAVTESTATGSAQRIDDETEGILPSSVTAEGKIAGILQRPRSCYTCKTRYVEVDYFYHQLCADCARLNRGKRDARADLTGKRALLTGGRAKIGMYIALRLLRDGAHTTITTRFPKDAIRRFKAMDDSADWMHRLEVVGTDLRDPAQVVALADQVAQSGPLDILINNATQTVRRLPSAYAALVEGESTPLPAGELPAYHVIGAFNSGAVDGSTGLTALPVGVSGLDAQQVADLALVAGNASVARHLDGTAIDAGGLVPDVVDSNTWVQTIEQISPVELLETQLCNYTAPFILISKLRPAMAEAARKATSGRAYVVNVSAMEGVFGRGYKGAGHPNTNAAKAAMNMVTRTSAQEMFQADGILMTSVDTGWITDERPHFDKLRLADEGFHAPLDLVDGAARVYDPVVLGEQGEDLYGVFLKDYAPGKW; from the coding sequence ATGACGGTGACAGAGGACGGCCCGGCGACCACGGACGAGGTCGTGCACGGCCCGGGCATCGACCCGGACCGGCTCGCCGTGTGCCTCAGCGTGCTCGACGAGCTGGACAAGCTGGACGTCGACCACCCCGACGCGATCGCGGTGCGCAGGGCGACGGCAGGTGTCTACCGCACGGTGAAGCAGCGCCGCCGCCAGGACCGCCGGGCCGCCAAGACCGCGCACGACAAGGCGGTCACGGAGTCCACGGCCACCGGTTCCGCCCAGCGGATCGACGACGAGACCGAGGGCATCCTGCCGTCGTCCGTGACCGCGGAGGGGAAGATCGCGGGGATACTCCAGCGCCCCCGTTCCTGCTACACCTGCAAGACGCGGTACGTCGAGGTCGACTACTTCTACCACCAGCTCTGCGCCGACTGCGCCCGCCTGAACCGCGGCAAGCGCGACGCCCGCGCCGACCTCACCGGCAAGCGCGCCCTCCTCACCGGCGGACGCGCCAAGATCGGCATGTACATCGCCCTGCGGCTGCTGCGCGACGGCGCGCACACCACGATCACCACGCGTTTCCCGAAGGACGCCATCCGCCGCTTCAAGGCCATGGACGACTCGGCGGACTGGATGCACCGCCTGGAGGTCGTCGGCACCGACCTGCGCGACCCGGCCCAGGTCGTCGCCCTCGCCGACCAGGTCGCCCAGTCGGGCCCCCTCGACATCCTCATCAACAACGCGACCCAGACCGTACGCCGCCTGCCCTCCGCCTACGCCGCCCTGGTCGAGGGGGAGAGCACCCCGCTGCCCGCCGGCGAGCTGCCCGCGTACCACGTCATCGGCGCCTTCAACTCCGGTGCGGTGGACGGCTCGACCGGGCTGACCGCACTGCCCGTGGGCGTCAGCGGCCTCGACGCACAGCAGGTCGCCGATCTCGCCCTGGTCGCGGGCAACGCCAGCGTCGCCCGACACCTCGACGGCACCGCCATCGACGCGGGCGGCCTCGTCCCCGACGTGGTCGACAGCAACACCTGGGTGCAGACCATCGAACAGATCTCCCCGGTGGAGCTCCTCGAGACCCAGCTGTGCAACTACACGGCGCCCTTCATCCTGATCAGCAAGCTCCGCCCGGCCATGGCCGAGGCCGCCAGGAAGGCGACCAGCGGGCGCGCGTACGTCGTGAACGTCTCGGCGATGGAAGGCGTCTTCGGCCGCGGCTACAAGGGCGCGGGCCACCCGAACACGAACGCAGCCAAGGCCGCGATGAACATGGTCACCCGGACCAGCGCCCAGGAGATGTTCCAGGCCGACGGCATCCTCATGACCTCGGTCGACACCGGCTGGATCACCGACGAGCGCCCCCACTTCGACAAGCTGCGCCTCGCCGACGAGGGCTTCCACGCCCCGCTCGACCTCGTCGACGGCGCGGCCCGCGTGTACGACCCCGTCGTGCTCGGCGAGCAGGGTGAGGACCTGTACGGCGTCTTCCTGAAGGACTACGCGCCCGGCAAGTGGTGA